TGCTGCAAACTGTACCTGCctcaaaattacccgtaattacgCCCGATTTACGTGTTTCCATCTTGCACGCGCAATGAGAGATAACGCTCAAGGGTTATCATTCCACTTTCAATTTcattcgagtaaaaataaaagtGGTGTGGATAAATGCTTGTCTAATGTCGTAATGGGTTATTCGGCAATTCTAGCGGTTACGATACATTACGCTGATCATCGAGATTAGTACACAACGACGTATTTAACCATCGAAACCGTGGTACGTTCGCACCCGCGACAATCGTCAAGAAATCATCAGTTCCTCGGCGAATTTTGCTAATAGAAGGTAAGTTGAgtggaaattttgtaaaattttactgtCCAAGGTGAATACTGATACGTGAAAATAATCACGTCGACTAACACGGACGTTGATACCGGTTTATGACTTTGTTTTATGTGTGTGATTTATTGCCCGAAGTACTAATCGCATGTGTGTGCAATGTGTTTATTCTAGATCTGCAACTCGGCTCGGTAGGCGAAAATGTTTCCCAATTGGAGTTTTGTGAGTATAGATGATTACTTTTGATCTTATTAGTCTTTTTTTCTATGTTATAGTCAGTGTTACTGATGGATGACCTATTACAGGGAGTAACGTCCATGTTGATTGGACTCGGTGTCATCATATCCACCGGTTACTTGATATTTCTcaaccagaaaaaaaagcagaagCTTCTGCGTACTTTAGTCAATCCTGATGAAAAAGTCTCGCTACCTCTAATGGAAAGAGAAGTCCTCAGTCACGATACGAGAAAATTCAGGTTCAAGTTGCCATCGGAAAAACACGCCTTAGGTATGATTAATTTCTCATGAGATGACTTGTGCAATTGCGTCATTTACGCATCGATGGGTTTCTGTGCAGGATTACCTATTGGAAAACATGTCTATGTGAGTGCAAAGATAAACGATGAATTGGTGAGCCGAGCTTATACACCGGTTACTTCTGACGAAACTCTCGGACACGTAGATCTTGTCATCAAGGTATTTCATCGTACGCCTCTGAATCACTTTTTAAAACGCGAAtgtttttactgatcaagttaCGTTGCTTAGGTTTATTACAAGGACACACATCCCAAATTTCCAGCCGGAGGTAAACTTAGTCAATATATCGATAATATGAGCCCCGGAGATACGATTGATTTCCGTGGACCGTCCGGTAAACTGGAATATCTGGGTTATGGAGTCTTCAGTATTCGTGTCAGAAGTAAAGATCCTCCGATTAGAGTACATGCCAAAAAACTAGCTATGATTGCTGGTCAGTATAGTAATCTTTTAACCGTTAACGATTTCTAGTgttgcatttttctaaaattttgcatcattttcTGTGAACAGGCGGTACCGGAATTACACCGATGTATCAGTTGATTCGTCACATTACGCAAGATCCTAAAGATGACACTAAGCTATCGTTACTTTTTGCCAACCAAACCGAGGGAGATATTTTATTACGCGATGAATTGGAACAAGTAGTTAAAGAACATCCCGAACAGTTTAAAATTTGGTACACCGTCGATTCACCTACCGAaggtataaaaatataattttcaatctaATTTTAATCCATTGCAAATTGCATgatgtaattatttcatttgtgTTTTCAGGTTGGGAATACAGTTCGGGTTTCGTTTCATCCGAAATGATCGCGTCTCATCTTTACGGTCCTGAAAGCGATACTTTGGTTTTAATGTGCGGACCTCCTCCGATGATTAATTTCGCCTGCTTGCCTAATTTAGATAAATTAGGCTATAGCCAAAAACAACGTTTCGtttattaaattgatttt
This region of Planococcus citri chromosome 5, ihPlaCitr1.1, whole genome shotgun sequence genomic DNA includes:
- the LOC135849228 gene encoding NADH-cytochrome b5 reductase 3, with protein sequence MFPNWSFGVTSMLIGLGVIISTGYLIFLNQKKKQKLLRTLVNPDEKVSLPLMEREVLSHDTRKFRFKLPSEKHALGLPIGKHVYVSAKINDELVSRAYTPVTSDETLGHVDLVIKVYYKDTHPKFPAGGKLSQYIDNMSPGDTIDFRGPSGKLEYLGYGVFSIRVRSKDPPIRVHAKKLAMIAGGTGITPMYQLIRHITQDPKDDTKLSLLFANQTEGDILLRDELEQVVKEHPEQFKIWYTVDSPTEGWEYSSGFVSSEMIASHLYGPESDTLVLMCGPPPMINFACLPNLDKLGYSQKQRFVY